One window of the Bradyrhizobium sp. NP1 genome contains the following:
- a CDS encoding SDR family NAD(P)-dependent oxidoreductase has protein sequence MALARQGADLVLTARNQTRADATMAMIAAAAPGTRIDVHYGDFADLASVAALGREIVARHTRIDTLINNAGIHAFKSRVTADGYSEMVAVNYLAPWLLTSILQQTMIRSAPSRIVTVASQASRQAAGFDPLAALVDKHPFSARGSSAIYGRTKLMNIMFSMELARRLKGSGVAVNCLCPGFNVTGLGRELWFAAPLERLLTWLKIGNPERGAAIIVRLASDPAFAEVTGGYFSASGARPLVPVAPGADRQAQQALWQATAERVAAFCRDEVIEGCVGE, from the coding sequence ATCGCGCTCGCCCGGCAGGGAGCGGATCTCGTGCTCACCGCGCGCAACCAGACCAGGGCCGATGCAACAATGGCGATGATCGCGGCGGCCGCGCCGGGCACGCGGATTGACGTACACTATGGTGACTTTGCCGATCTCGCGTCCGTCGCGGCCCTCGGACGCGAGATCGTCGCGCGCCATACCCGGATCGACACGCTGATCAACAACGCAGGAATTCATGCCTTCAAATCACGGGTCACCGCGGACGGCTATTCCGAGATGGTCGCGGTCAATTACCTGGCACCATGGCTTTTGACGAGCATTCTACAGCAGACCATGATCAGGTCGGCGCCGTCGCGTATAGTCACGGTGGCATCGCAAGCCTCGCGACAAGCTGCCGGATTTGATCCCCTCGCCGCGCTTGTCGACAAGCACCCGTTCTCCGCGCGAGGCTCCTCGGCGATCTACGGCCGTACCAAATTGATGAACATCATGTTCTCGATGGAATTGGCGCGCAGGCTGAAGGGGAGCGGCGTGGCGGTCAACTGCTTATGTCCCGGATTCAACGTGACGGGGCTCGGGCGCGAACTGTGGTTCGCAGCGCCGCTCGAACGGCTGCTGACCTGGTTGAAGATCGGCAATCCGGAGCGCGGCGCCGCCATCATCGTCCGCCTGGCCAGCGATCCTGCCTTCGCGGAGGTGACGGGCGGCTATTTTTCGGCCAGCGGCGCACGACCGCTCGTCCCCGTGGCGCCGGGCGCTGACCGGCAAGCGCAGCAAGCGCTGTGGCAGGCGACCGCGGAACGAGTTGCCGCCTTCTGCCGCGACGAAGTCATAGAGGGTTGCGTTGGCGAATGA
- a CDS encoding MFS transporter, whose amino-acid sequence MTDQILATPVDGPQERQTGFSRYQSLLIALLAFTQFTIILDFIIMSPLGAMMMPSLNITTGQFGVAVSAYAFSAGLSGILAAGFADRFDRKRLLLFFYVGFTLGTLLCAVAQNYHVLLLGRIVTGLFGGVIGSVVLAIITDLFPLHLRGRVMGFVQTAFAASQVLGIPAGLFLANHWNWHVCFAAIVGLSIAAIIVIAFAMQPVTGHLRHQHDSNPFRHLIATVGQPRYTLAFAVTTLLATGGYMLMPFGSAYTVHNLGIDIVHLPTIYLVSGLFSIVMGPLVGRASDAFGKYPTFVFGSVVSVIMVLIYTHLGQVSLATVIVVNVLMFVGIFSRMIPSQALMSAIPDASQRGSFSAVSASLQQLSGGLGSLAAAAIIAEDADGSLIHFDRLGYIVVATSIVSVVALYFVQKAVAKRTGKAMV is encoded by the coding sequence ATGACGGATCAAATCCTAGCGACGCCGGTCGACGGCCCGCAAGAACGCCAGACCGGATTTTCGCGCTACCAATCACTCCTGATTGCGCTACTCGCGTTCACGCAGTTCACGATCATTCTCGATTTCATCATCATGTCGCCGCTCGGCGCCATGATGATGCCCTCGCTCAACATTACGACCGGGCAGTTCGGTGTCGCAGTTTCGGCATACGCCTTCAGCGCCGGACTTTCAGGTATCCTTGCCGCCGGCTTTGCCGATCGCTTCGATCGCAAGCGGCTGCTCCTGTTCTTCTATGTCGGCTTCACGCTAGGAACCTTGCTCTGCGCGGTGGCGCAGAACTACCACGTTCTGCTGCTTGGCCGGATCGTGACCGGACTGTTTGGCGGGGTAATCGGCTCGGTCGTGCTCGCCATCATCACGGACCTGTTTCCGCTGCATCTGCGCGGCCGTGTGATGGGGTTTGTTCAGACGGCATTCGCCGCAAGCCAGGTACTCGGCATTCCGGCCGGCCTGTTTCTGGCCAACCACTGGAATTGGCACGTCTGCTTCGCCGCGATCGTCGGCCTGTCGATCGCGGCGATCATCGTCATCGCGTTCGCGATGCAGCCGGTGACCGGTCATTTGCGGCACCAGCACGACAGCAATCCGTTCCGGCACCTGATCGCGACCGTCGGGCAGCCGCGCTACACGCTCGCCTTCGCGGTGACGACACTGCTGGCGACCGGCGGCTACATGCTGATGCCGTTCGGCAGCGCCTATACCGTGCACAATCTCGGCATCGACATCGTGCACCTGCCGACGATCTATCTCGTCTCCGGTCTGTTCAGCATCGTCATGGGACCCCTGGTCGGCCGGGCGAGCGACGCGTTCGGCAAGTACCCGACCTTCGTCTTCGGCAGCGTGGTGTCGGTCATCATGGTGCTGATCTACACCCATCTCGGTCAGGTCTCGTTGGCCACCGTGATCGTTGTCAACGTCCTGATGTTCGTCGGCATCTTCTCCCGCATGATCCCGTCGCAGGCGCTGATGTCGGCGATCCCCGACGCCAGCCAGCGCGGCTCGTTCAGCGCAGTCAGCGCCTCGCTCCAGCAGCTCTCCGGCGGCCTCGGCTCGTTGGCGGCGGCCGCGATCATCGCGGAAGATGCAGACGGATCGCTGATCCATTTCGACCGGCTCGGCTACATCGTCGTCGCGACCTCGATCGTGTCGGTGGTCGCGCTGTATTTTGTGCAGAAGGCGGTGGCGAAGCGGACGGGTAAGGCCATGGTCTGA
- a CDS encoding MarR family transcriptional regulator, which produces MALDNGKAPRNDRRRVRCIRELGAALHALVSQSRALTAAAAATFHTELQPAAFHIALWLNAFGPAKPSAVAQAVGMDRSATSRLIRELVRLGLIATSTDPSDRRSIVLSLTPDGRRRLEGAMQAKGAVFEQRLASWSVDDIELCTALLRRLLR; this is translated from the coding sequence ATGGCTTTGGACAACGGCAAAGCTCCGCGGAACGACAGACGGCGCGTACGGTGTATCCGCGAGCTCGGCGCTGCGCTGCACGCGCTGGTGAGCCAATCCCGGGCTTTGACCGCGGCGGCGGCGGCGACGTTTCACACTGAACTACAGCCCGCCGCTTTCCATATCGCGCTGTGGCTCAACGCGTTCGGCCCGGCCAAACCCAGCGCCGTGGCCCAAGCTGTCGGCATGGACCGCAGCGCGACGAGCCGCCTCATCCGCGAGCTTGTGCGCTTGGGACTGATCGCGACGTCAACCGATCCGTCGGATCGGCGGAGTATCGTCCTGTCGCTGACCCCTGACGGTCGTCGGCGGCTGGAGGGCGCGATGCAGGCCAAGGGGGCCGTGTTCGAGCAGCGGCTTGCCTCCTGGAGTGTGGACGATATCGAGCTGTGTACGGCTCTGCTGCGAAGGCTGCTGCGTTGA